The genomic DNA TCATACGTTATATATCGGAAAAGTAACAGAACTGCAATTAAATGACGGAGATCCACTGCTATTCTTTGCTGGAAGCTATCGCGACATAGCAACCTCTCAAGAACAAACGATATCGTAAAGGATCGAGTTGTGTGAAAACTATATTTCTCCATCGGGAAAATGTGCAAATGATTGCGAAAGAAGCCGTGCCAACTGTGTTGGCAATAGGATTTTTTGATGGTGTCCATGTAGGACATCAGCAAGTGATTAAAACTGCAAAACAAATTGCAAAGAAAAAGAAAGTGAAGCTTGGGGTGATGACGTTTTCCCCTCATCCGACAGAAGTTTTATCAAGAGGGAAGAAAGCAGTGCAATATTTAACACCGCTCTCTGTAAAGGAAACGATTTTCACCTCTTTAGGAGTCGATATTCTCTATGTTGTTACGTTTGATGAAGTATTTTCAGCACTTGCACCTAAACAGTTTGTTGCTCAATATTTAATTGATTTACATGTTATCCACGTTGTTGCTGGATTCGATTTTACTTATGGGACAAAAGGCAAAGGGAATATGGGGACACTCTTTTACGACAGTGATGAAAAATTAAGCGTTACGACAGTAACAAAGGTCATCTACGATGGAAACAAAATTAGCTCAACATATATTCGGCAGTTATTAAATGAAGGAGCAGTTGATCAGTTGCCGGCCTATCTCGGTAGGCATTACGTTACAAAAGGTAATTGGCATAAAGCAAAGGTCATTATTTCACACCATTATACGTATACGTATCCGAAGCAAGGATATTATTATGTTGAACTATCTTCACAGCGCCGAACGATTGAAACAGTCGTTTCAGTTATAGATTCAAATAATGTAGCGGTCATAGATGAAAGGTTGCATCATTTTAACGAAGGGGAGCAAATTTCAATCCATTGGAAAGAACAAGTATCTTCTAACGAACGTAAATTATCAAATTTTTAAGTGACGTATAAAGGAGAGAATGATGGAATGTTTTTAGAAAAACTTTCTGTATCGAACCGATTAGCGACACAAATGGTCAATGAAGCGAAGAAAAAGGCGGAACAGTTAGGGATTCACGTAAATATTGCTGTTGTAGATTCAGGAGGGCATTTACTTGCTTTTGAACGGATGGACCATGCCCCGATCTTAAGTATTGAGATTGCACAAAACAAAGCTTATACTGCAGCGGCATTTGGCATTCCAACACATGAGTGGTATCCGTTAATTGAACATACCCCTCAATTAAAAGCTGGAATTGTTCATACGTCCCGACTCGTTATTTTTGGAGGCGGTTATCCAATTCAAATCGGGAATAAATTAGCTGGAGCAATCGGGGTAAGCGGAGGAACTGAAGAAGAAGACCAGCTTTGCTGTGAAGCGGCATTAAGGTTAATTGAAAATTCGGTATA from Bacillus aquiflavi includes the following:
- a CDS encoding FAD synthetase family protein — its product is MKTIFLHRENVQMIAKEAVPTVLAIGFFDGVHVGHQQVIKTAKQIAKKKKVKLGVMTFSPHPTEVLSRGKKAVQYLTPLSVKETIFTSLGVDILYVVTFDEVFSALAPKQFVAQYLIDLHVIHVVAGFDFTYGTKGKGNMGTLFYDSDEKLSVTTVTKVIYDGNKISSTYIRQLLNEGAVDQLPAYLGRHYVTKGNWHKAKVIISHHYTYTYPKQGYYYVELSSQRRTIETVVSVIDSNNVAVIDERLHHFNEGEQISIHWKEQVSSNERKLSNF
- a CDS encoding GlcG/HbpS family heme-binding protein, producing MFLEKLSVSNRLATQMVNEAKKKAEQLGIHVNIAVVDSGGHLLAFERMDHAPILSIEIAQNKAYTAAAFGIPTHEWYPLIEHTPQLKAGIVHTSRLVIFGGGYPIQIGNKLAGAIGVSGGTEEEDQLCCEAALRLIENSVYTSKEG